The following are encoded in a window of Kaistia algarum genomic DNA:
- a CDS encoding ABC transporter permease: protein MAAEVVQRRFPSGIARSVRGLFFAAVSVPAYPALAGLLIASAVFQPKALSLPFLLIVLRQAVPLGLVAIGQSLTVIGRSIDLSVGGVIALVNVLLAHRLFAAGAPWMSLAMPVLLGTAVGAANAFFIARLRASAVIITLGVSIVLIGLSYVVSGGAPGGQVQPVVRWLATGRLGLFPIAAFVWLAVAALVAFTLAKLVIGRELQALGANYFAARLGGLPVGKTLVFAHVASGAIAGIAGIVLTGYIGTGTLNLGSDLVLASLAAVVLGGTSFGSGRGGVLGVIAGALVITYLGNLLRGMGVAQPMQLVIQGLIVAGAAGLAAHRRR from the coding sequence ATGGCGGCTGAAGTCGTTCAGAGGCGGTTCCCGTCGGGAATAGCCCGGAGCGTCCGCGGCCTGTTCTTCGCCGCTGTCTCGGTGCCGGCCTATCCGGCGTTGGCAGGCCTGCTGATCGCCTCGGCGGTCTTCCAGCCTAAGGCCCTGAGTCTGCCCTTCCTGCTGATCGTGCTTCGCCAGGCGGTGCCGCTCGGCCTCGTCGCCATCGGTCAGAGCCTCACCGTGATCGGCCGCTCGATCGACCTGTCAGTCGGTGGCGTCATCGCGCTCGTCAATGTCCTGCTCGCGCACCGGCTCTTCGCCGCAGGCGCACCGTGGATGTCGCTGGCGATGCCTGTTCTGCTCGGCACCGCGGTCGGCGCGGCCAACGCTTTCTTTATCGCGCGCCTCCGCGCCTCGGCGGTGATCATCACGCTCGGCGTCTCGATCGTGCTGATCGGGCTTTCCTATGTCGTCAGCGGCGGCGCGCCCGGCGGGCAGGTGCAGCCGGTGGTGCGCTGGCTCGCAACGGGGCGGCTCGGCCTCTTTCCGATCGCCGCCTTTGTCTGGCTGGCCGTCGCGGCGCTTGTCGCCTTCACGCTGGCAAAGCTGGTGATTGGCCGGGAATTGCAGGCGCTCGGCGCCAATTATTTCGCGGCTCGGCTCGGTGGCCTGCCCGTCGGCAAGACGCTGGTCTTCGCTCATGTCGCCTCGGGGGCAATCGCCGGTATCGCCGGTATCGTTCTCACCGGCTACATCGGCACGGGCACGCTCAATCTGGGTAGCGACCTCGTTCTCGCCTCGCTGGCCGCCGTCGTCCTTGGCGGCACCTCGTTCGGCAGTGGCCGCGGCGGCGTTCTGGGCGTCATCGCCGGCGCGCTCGTCATCACCTATCTCGGCAATCTGCTGCGCGGCATGGGCGTCGCCCAGCCAATGCAGCTCGTGATCCAGGGCCTGATCGTCGCCGGTGCCGCGGGTCTGGCCGCGCATCGACGCCGATGA
- a CDS encoding SDR family NAD(P)-dependent oxidoreductase — protein sequence MKTAVVTGGGTGIGLATATLLAARGYAVIAAGLEHEDELPEGVTFVETDVTSAASLDAAMARAGDEITGLVNCAGILRHEREWQPEDFAKVLEINLTAVLGSSNAALSRLEKAGGAIVNIASMWSYFGSAGAPGYAASKGGVVSLTKSMAVAWGARGVRVNAVAPGWIETRMSARAKNDPERGPRITGRIPMGRWAPPSEVASVIAFLLSPDASYVTGAVIPVDGGYSSA from the coding sequence ATGAAGACGGCAGTCGTAACCGGCGGCGGGACCGGCATCGGGCTCGCAACCGCGACTCTTCTGGCGGCGCGGGGCTATGCGGTGATCGCGGCCGGGCTGGAGCACGAGGACGAATTGCCGGAGGGGGTGACCTTCGTCGAGACGGACGTCACCAGCGCCGCCTCGCTCGACGCCGCCATGGCGCGTGCCGGCGACGAGATCACCGGTCTCGTCAACTGCGCCGGCATCTTGCGGCATGAGCGCGAATGGCAGCCGGAAGATTTCGCCAAGGTGTTGGAGATCAATCTGACGGCCGTGCTTGGCAGTTCCAATGCCGCGCTGTCCCGCCTCGAAAAGGCCGGCGGTGCCATCGTCAACATCGCCTCGATGTGGAGCTATTTCGGCAGCGCCGGGGCGCCCGGCTATGCTGCCAGCAAGGGCGGCGTCGTCTCGCTGACGAAATCGATGGCCGTGGCCTGGGGCGCGCGCGGCGTGCGCGTCAATGCAGTCGCCCCCGGCTGGATCGAGACGCGCATGTCGGCGCGGGCCAAGAACGATCCGGAGCGCGGACCTCGCATCACCGGCCGCATTCCGATGGGTCGCTGGGCACCCCCGAGCGAGGTGGCATCGGTGATTGCGTTCCTGCTCTCGCCCGATGCGTCCTATGTGACCGGCGCGGTGATACCGGTCGATGGCGGCTATTCATCGGCCTGA
- a CDS encoding ABC transporter permease → MSTERAGPDRLRPLAVASAAYALPVFFIVLPLATFLVYSFFSVDHGEMKFTLTLVNYIRFFADPVFLPVFWRTVALCFAVALITVLIGYPVAYFLTQLRGRQRYLVLMLLLVPLLMSYVIKIYSIRAILGGNGFLNRALIGLGIIDKPLTFFVFNLNAVLLTLTLLLIPYAVLPLFLALERVPAALKQASADLGASAAQTFWRVTFPLSLPGVASALSFVFVLAIGDFLTPQMVGGQSGFTFGRIIYSQFGTAYNWPFGAALSVILAVVVIVAMSLGSRFDGRKRRG, encoded by the coding sequence GTGAGCACGGAACGCGCCGGTCCGGACAGGTTGCGGCCGCTCGCGGTCGCCTCGGCGGCCTACGCGCTGCCGGTGTTCTTCATCGTCCTGCCGCTTGCGACCTTTCTCGTCTATTCGTTCTTCAGCGTCGATCACGGCGAGATGAAATTCACGCTGACGCTGGTGAACTATATCCGCTTCTTCGCCGATCCGGTCTTCCTGCCGGTTTTCTGGCGCACCGTGGCGCTCTGCTTCGCCGTGGCCCTCATCACGGTCCTCATCGGTTATCCGGTTGCCTATTTCCTGACCCAGCTGCGGGGACGGCAGCGTTATCTCGTCCTGATGCTGCTGCTTGTGCCGCTGCTGATGAGCTACGTGATCAAGATCTATTCGATCCGTGCCATCCTCGGCGGCAACGGCTTCCTCAACCGCGCGCTCATCGGCCTCGGCATCATCGACAAGCCCCTGACCTTCTTCGTCTTCAATCTGAACGCCGTCCTGCTGACCCTGACGCTGCTCCTCATCCCCTATGCAGTGCTGCCCTTGTTCCTGGCGCTCGAGCGCGTGCCGGCGGCGCTGAAGCAGGCCTCCGCTGATCTCGGCGCCAGCGCGGCGCAGACCTTCTGGCGGGTCACGTTCCCGCTCAGCCTGCCAGGCGTCGCTTCGGCGTTGAGCTTCGTGTTCGTGCTGGCGATCGGCGATTTCCTGACTCCGCAGATGGTCGGCGGCCAGAGCGGTTTCACCTTCGGGCGCATCATCTACAGCCAGTTCGGCACGGCCTATAACTGGCCGTTCGGCGCGGCGCTGTCGGTGATCCTCGCCGTCGTCGTCATCGTGGCGATGAGCCTGGGCTCCCGCTTTGACGGCAGAAAGAGGCGCGGATGA
- a CDS encoding ABC transporter permease, whose product MMENRRALWPLGLITALVFVLLYGPILVPIVSSLFLVQHGLVDWSQPTFSAYVALATNEDILSALTTTLVVGLSAVVLSVAMGTVLALYYHSGTGRARAVLQFVIFLPFLMPPIITGLSLLIFFREIEFERSLITVVIGHTVFVLALVYRTILTRLQSLSPSLIEASYDLGASGWQTFIRILLPNLSSSIIGGAILAFALSFDETMITLLLTGTQSTLPVRLWAMMRLGFAPDINALVAVILAFTTLLCLAAVRFLIPKDLLKVGAEV is encoded by the coding sequence ATGATGGAGAACCGCCGCGCCCTCTGGCCGCTCGGCCTGATCACCGCCCTCGTCTTTGTCCTGCTCTATGGACCGATCCTCGTGCCGATCGTCTCGTCGCTGTTTCTTGTCCAGCATGGCCTCGTCGACTGGTCGCAGCCGACCTTCTCGGCCTATGTCGCGCTCGCCACGAACGAGGACATTTTGAGCGCGCTCACGACGACGCTGGTCGTCGGCCTATCGGCAGTGGTCCTCTCCGTCGCGATGGGGACTGTGCTGGCGCTCTATTATCATTCGGGCACCGGCCGCGCCCGTGCCGTCCTCCAATTCGTGATCTTCCTGCCCTTCCTGATGCCGCCGATCATCACCGGCCTGTCGCTGCTGATCTTCTTCCGCGAGATCGAGTTCGAGCGCAGCCTCATCACGGTCGTGATCGGCCATACGGTGTTCGTCCTGGCGCTCGTCTACCGCACGATCCTGACGCGGCTGCAATCGCTGAGCCCCTCGCTGATCGAGGCTTCCTATGATCTGGGCGCCAGTGGGTGGCAGACCTTCATCCGCATCCTGCTGCCGAACCTCTCCAGCTCGATCATCGGCGGAGCGATCCTTGCCTTCGCCCTCTCCTTTGACGAGACGATGATCACGCTTCTCCTCACCGGCACGCAGAGCACGCTGCCAGTACGGCTCTGGGCGATGATGCGCCTCGGCTTCGCGCCGGACATCAACGCCCTCGTCGCGGTCATCCTCGCCTTTACGACGCTGCTCTGCCTCGCCGCCGTCCGCTTCCTGATCCCTAAGGATCTGCTCAAGGTCGGCGCCGAAGTCTGA
- a CDS encoding ABC transporter permease encodes MSLLTSSLAGPARRRSAWPAIGLAVLLAVGLAVTTPAAFTAQNIVNLLNQQSSVMSVTLGQTLVILSGGFDLSVGSVVSLTTAILSLGLPPIAGALLALVAAFGVGLANAVGIVQFRIHPILMTISTMTVVQGAALMIRPIPGGEVPDIFVRYANGTLLGLPLPIYAMVLLVLIASALVNRTRFGLHVYAVGGSAENAELGGVRSARIIGACYVLCSLFACLGGINLAARIASGDPLVGVAFAIDSVAATALGGTLLSGGMGSIGGSVAGVAVLALLANGLNFWNVSSHFQMLIKGALLVAAVSAHRRSSPGL; translated from the coding sequence ATGAGCCTCCTCACCTCGAGTCTTGCCGGCCCAGCGCGCCGCCGCTCGGCCTGGCCGGCGATCGGTCTGGCCGTCCTTCTGGCGGTTGGCCTCGCCGTCACCACGCCGGCGGCGTTCACGGCACAGAACATCGTCAACCTGCTGAACCAGCAATCGAGCGTCATGTCCGTCACGCTCGGTCAGACGCTGGTGATCCTGTCCGGCGGCTTCGATCTTTCGGTCGGATCGGTAGTCAGCCTGACGACGGCGATCCTCAGCCTGGGCTTGCCGCCGATTGCGGGGGCACTGCTGGCCCTCGTGGCAGCGTTCGGTGTCGGCCTCGCCAATGCGGTCGGCATCGTACAATTCCGCATCCACCCGATCCTGATGACGATCAGCACCATGACCGTCGTCCAGGGCGCGGCGCTGATGATCCGGCCGATCCCGGGCGGCGAGGTCCCGGACATCTTCGTGCGCTATGCCAATGGCACGCTGCTCGGCCTGCCGCTGCCGATCTATGCGATGGTCCTGCTCGTTCTGATCGCCTCCGCGCTCGTGAACCGGACGCGGTTCGGCCTGCATGTCTATGCCGTCGGTGGCTCGGCGGAGAACGCGGAGCTGGGCGGTGTGCGGTCGGCGCGGATCATCGGCGCCTGCTATGTGCTGTGTTCGCTCTTCGCTTGCCTCGGCGGCATCAATCTCGCCGCGCGGATCGCCAGCGGCGACCCGTTGGTCGGCGTCGCCTTCGCGATCGATTCCGTCGCCGCGACGGCGCTTGGCGGCACGCTGCTTTCGGGCGGCATGGGCAGTATCGGCGGATCGGTTGCCGGCGTCGCCGTGCTGGCCCTGCTCGCCAATGGGCTCAATTTCTGGAATGTGTCGTCGCACTTCCAGATGCTGATCAAGGGTGCGCTGCTCGTTGCCGCGGTGAGCGCCCACCGGCGGTCGTCGCCTGGGCTGTAG
- a CDS encoding ABC transporter substrate-binding protein: MKTWIAALFGASALVAVGIAGPASAAGLDFNPGLKPVQGSAEVKLPPSKKDKFVIGLSNISLVNTWRVQMIEEAKYEATQHPEIAELVVTDAGGNVSKQVSDIEDLLARGVDALLVDPGSETALNGVLDKAYASGIPVILFASKANPQKYTSKILGDDRFFGKAGAEYLAKALGGKGNIIGIRGISGNSIDNDRWAAAEEVFNAAGIKVIDTAFGDWAYDKGKQVCESLIVAHPEIDGIWSSGGAMTQACAEVMKENGLTLVPMTGEGNNGFLRIWQEMDLNTVAPQYPTWFGQQAVIAGVRALKGEPIAVDYVLNPDPIQKADIAKYYRPDLNDSYWVGSSLPDDVLKKIYAK; encoded by the coding sequence ATGAAGACATGGATAGCCGCGCTCTTCGGAGCGAGTGCGCTCGTCGCCGTCGGCATCGCCGGTCCGGCCTCGGCCGCCGGTCTCGATTTCAACCCCGGTCTCAAGCCGGTTCAGGGGTCGGCCGAGGTCAAGCTGCCGCCTTCAAAAAAGGACAAGTTCGTCATCGGCCTCAGCAATATCTCGCTCGTCAACACCTGGCGCGTCCAGATGATCGAAGAGGCGAAATATGAGGCGACGCAGCATCCCGAGATCGCCGAACTCGTCGTTACCGATGCCGGCGGTAATGTCAGCAAGCAGGTGTCCGATATCGAGGATCTGCTGGCGCGCGGCGTCGATGCGCTGCTGGTCGATCCCGGCTCCGAGACGGCGCTGAACGGCGTGCTCGACAAGGCCTATGCCAGCGGCATCCCCGTCATCCTGTTCGCCTCGAAGGCCAATCCGCAGAAATACACCAGCAAGATCCTGGGCGACGACCGCTTCTTCGGCAAGGCGGGCGCGGAATATCTGGCGAAGGCGCTCGGCGGCAAGGGCAACATCATCGGCATTCGCGGCATCTCCGGCAATTCGATCGACAATGATCGCTGGGCCGCCGCCGAGGAAGTGTTCAACGCGGCCGGCATCAAGGTCATCGATACGGCCTTCGGCGACTGGGCCTATGACAAGGGCAAACAGGTCTGCGAATCGCTGATCGTCGCGCATCCCGAAATCGACGGCATCTGGTCGTCGGGCGGCGCGATGACGCAGGCTTGCGCCGAGGTGATGAAGGAGAACGGGCTGACGCTCGTGCCGATGACCGGGGAGGGCAATAACGGCTTCCTGCGCATCTGGCAGGAGATGGACCTGAACACGGTCGCTCCGCAATATCCGACCTGGTTTGGCCAGCAGGCCGTCATCGCCGGTGTCCGGGCGCTCAAGGGCGAGCCGATCGCTGTCGATTACGTCCTCAATCCCGACCCGATCCAGAAGGCCGACATCGCCAAATACTACCGGCCGGATCTCAACGATTCCTATTGGGTCGGCTCCAGCCTTCCGGACGATGTCCTGAAGAAGATCTACGCCAAGTAG
- a CDS encoding SMP-30/gluconolactonase/LRE family protein: protein MKIEAIVDCNTILGEGPLWDVAEQRLYWIDSYGQKIFRATATGGEVEIWDVPQKIGSMALRKDGGAILSLADGFYFFDFAAGATELVGLVDRAGPNIRVNDGKVDKRGRYVSGSMDITEASADGKLYSVGTDRSITEIDSGIVVSNGPCWSPDGSIFYFADSRSRAIWAYDYDLATGAVANKRRFVLFGEEDGLPDGATVDAEGYVWSAGVYKSKLHRFAPDGTLDRTIDMPIVCVTSVMFGGPEFDTLYVTSMKTAPVPGVVETGPQAGSLFAITGLGVRGLPETRFGG, encoded by the coding sequence ATGAAGATCGAAGCGATCGTCGACTGCAACACGATACTCGGCGAGGGCCCGCTCTGGGACGTCGCCGAGCAGCGGCTCTACTGGATCGACAGCTATGGCCAAAAGATCTTCCGTGCGACAGCGACGGGCGGCGAGGTCGAGATCTGGGATGTCCCACAGAAAATCGGCTCCATGGCGCTTCGCAAGGATGGCGGCGCGATCCTGTCCCTAGCGGACGGCTTCTATTTCTTCGATTTTGCCGCCGGCGCCACGGAACTCGTCGGGCTGGTCGACCGGGCGGGTCCGAATATCCGCGTCAATGACGGCAAGGTCGACAAGCGCGGCCGCTATGTATCGGGCAGCATGGACATCACGGAGGCCAGCGCCGACGGCAAGCTCTACAGCGTTGGCACCGACCGCTCGATCACGGAGATCGACAGCGGCATCGTCGTCTCCAACGGCCCGTGCTGGAGCCCGGACGGATCGATCTTCTACTTCGCCGACAGTCGTTCCCGCGCGATCTGGGCCTATGACTACGACCTTGCGACGGGCGCCGTCGCCAATAAGAGGCGCTTCGTGCTGTTCGGCGAGGAGGACGGCCTGCCGGATGGCGCCACTGTGGACGCCGAGGGCTATGTCTGGAGCGCCGGCGTCTACAAGAGCAAGCTGCATCGCTTCGCGCCCGACGGGACGCTCGACCGCACGATCGACATGCCGATCGTTTGCGTGACCTCCGTGATGTTCGGCGGCCCCGAATTCGACACGCTGTACGTCACGTCGATGAAGACGGCGCCGGTACCGGGCGTGGTCGAGACGGGCCCGCAGGCTGGGAGTCTCTTCGCCATTACCGGCCTCGGCGTCCGCGGCTTGCCGGAAACGCGCTTCGGCGGCTGA
- a CDS encoding ABC transporter ATP-binding protein, producing the protein MMTDPRILLELRSVTKSYGSTAILHSVDLAVRDGEFITILGPSGSGKTTILRMIGGFTAPSGGQILLDGADISRVPTNKRPFNTVFQDYALFPHLTVEANVAYGLSVRGTPKAEIARRVPEALELVQLGAFGKRYPAQLSGGQRQRVALARAIICRPRLVLLDEPLAALDVELRRQMQSFLKSVQSEIRTTFLFVTHDQEEAIAMADRICVMSAGQIEQLGSPHEVYYKPTSEFVARFFGENNLIAGTLGAVEGDVRAIDTALGRLLCAIDGQPEIASAPAGARAFAVFRPETLRVGGPSESGNGVTGHIGRLAFGGASTMATLLPGGDGSAVPIKMRLASRVEGAPLQEGEPATFAFRVRDTRLVLA; encoded by the coding sequence ATGATGACCGATCCGCGCATCCTTCTCGAATTGCGTTCCGTGACGAAGTCCTACGGCTCGACGGCTATTCTTCACAGCGTCGATCTGGCTGTCCGGGATGGCGAGTTCATCACCATTCTCGGGCCGTCCGGATCGGGAAAGACCACGATCCTCCGGATGATCGGCGGCTTTACCGCGCCGAGCGGCGGACAGATCCTGCTCGACGGCGCCGACATCAGCCGTGTGCCGACTAATAAGCGGCCGTTCAACACGGTATTCCAGGACTACGCGCTGTTTCCGCACCTGACGGTCGAGGCGAATGTCGCCTATGGCCTCTCCGTGCGCGGCACGCCGAAGGCAGAGATCGCGCGGCGCGTTCCCGAGGCGCTCGAACTCGTCCAGCTCGGCGCGTTCGGCAAGCGCTATCCGGCGCAGCTTTCCGGCGGCCAGCGCCAGCGCGTGGCGCTCGCCCGCGCCATCATCTGCCGGCCGCGCCTCGTGCTGCTCGACGAGCCTCTGGCCGCGCTCGATGTAGAGCTCAGGCGCCAGATGCAGAGCTTCCTGAAGTCGGTGCAGAGCGAGATCCGCACCACCTTCCTGTTCGTCACCCACGACCAAGAAGAGGCGATCGCCATGGCCGATCGCATCTGCGTCATGAGTGCCGGCCAGATCGAGCAGCTCGGATCGCCGCATGAGGTCTATTATAAGCCGACATCGGAATTCGTCGCCCGTTTCTTTGGCGAGAACAATCTGATCGCCGGCACGCTGGGCGCCGTCGAAGGCGATGTCCGTGCGATCGACACCGCGCTCGGTCGTCTCCTCTGCGCGATCGACGGTCAGCCGGAGATCGCATCGGCTCCGGCGGGTGCGCGTGCCTTTGCCGTGTTCCGGCCGGAGACGCTCAGGGTGGGCGGGCCGAGTGAATCCGGGAATGGTGTTACGGGTCATATCGGCCGCCTTGCCTTTGGCGGCGCCTCGACGATGGCGACGCTTCTTCCGGGCGGCGACGGATCGGCCGTTCCTATCAAGATGCGTCTGGCGAGCCGGGTCGAGGGCGCGCCGTTACAGGAGGGTGAGCCGGCGACCTTCGCCTTCCGCGTTCGCGATACGCGCCTGGTGCTGGCGTGA
- a CDS encoding GntR family transcriptional regulator has translation MAVKPVSRENLSSQLYSSLRAALMEGQFAPGQRLTISTVAEEYGTSITPVREAIFRLVSERALEVRAATSVQVPRMGPADLREIQRIRVELEGVAAYRVGEIATAENIAEFERINAAFIKAAATSSSEAARINREFHFAILHIAGMPIVEGICENMWVLMGPFLRIFHERIPVRQLTGDEHKHHDFIAALKRHDPDAAKLAMQDDIRWSEVLVRMLEQEEAEAERAEREAKKSKR, from the coding sequence ATGGCCGTCAAACCCGTATCGCGCGAGAATCTCTCTTCGCAGCTCTATAGCAGCCTCCGCGCGGCGCTGATGGAGGGGCAGTTCGCGCCCGGCCAGCGACTGACGATCTCGACGGTCGCCGAGGAATACGGGACGAGCATCACGCCGGTGCGCGAAGCGATCTTCCGCCTCGTCAGCGAGCGTGCCCTGGAGGTACGGGCCGCTACCTCGGTACAGGTACCCCGGATGGGACCGGCGGATCTGCGTGAGATCCAGCGCATCCGTGTCGAATTGGAGGGTGTTGCCGCCTACCGGGTCGGCGAGATCGCGACCGCCGAAAACATAGCCGAATTCGAGCGGATCAATGCGGCCTTCATCAAGGCGGCGGCGACTTCCTCATCCGAGGCGGCGCGCATCAATCGCGAATTCCATTTCGCCATCCTGCATATTGCCGGCATGCCGATCGTGGAGGGCATCTGCGAGAATATGTGGGTGCTGATGGGGCCGTTCCTGCGGATTTTCCACGAACGGATTCCGGTGCGCCAGCTGACGGGCGACGAGCACAAGCACCATGACTTCATCGCGGCCCTGAAGCGCCACGATCCGGACGCAGCCAAGCTCGCGATGCAGGACGACATCCGCTGGAGCGAAGTGCTGGTGCGGATGCTCGAACAGGAAGAGGCCGAGGCGGAGCGCGCCGAGCGCGAGGCGAAGAAGTCGAAGCGATGA
- a CDS encoding sugar ABC transporter ATP-binding protein — MNLLLEAVDIHKSFGSVKALAGVSLKLEAGSVHAVLGENGAGKSTLMKTIAGVFPPTSGQLRFKGRDVSWRHAEQASEAGVSTIFQEFILLPNLSVAENLYLGREPRTRFGFIDRKAMARESRTVLERLGLSLDPERLTGTLGVAEQQMVEIAKGVMREADVFVFDEPTAALGDREAERLFALIRELQVAGKGILYVSHRLPEIFALCGTVTVLKDGQYVGSYETAKISSDELVAAMVGRNLDQLFPPRSAIPAGQQAPVVAFEGVAAPGLKGPVNFSVGRHEIVGLAGLEGHGQIEITRALFEGHKLRAGSIRFDGKPIRHSSAAGGIAAGLGLIPEDRKSEGLYLSLGVDRNIVAGLLPGLPLAQFAPDARAPMLEQIRKLSIRLRDPGQPIGDLSGGNQQKALLARWLVRDIRMLICEEPTRGVDIGAKAEIYALLRQLADSGIPVLATSRELPELIGLCDRIVVLRDGATVGSLPAAEATENKVMRAAIYGEMP, encoded by the coding sequence ATGAACCTGCTCCTGGAAGCGGTCGACATCCACAAGAGCTTCGGCAGCGTCAAGGCGCTTGCCGGCGTCTCGCTCAAGCTCGAGGCCGGCAGTGTGCATGCCGTCCTGGGCGAGAACGGCGCCGGCAAGTCGACGCTGATGAAGACGATTGCCGGCGTCTTCCCGCCGACATCGGGCCAGCTGCGCTTCAAGGGCCGTGACGTCAGCTGGCGTCACGCGGAGCAGGCCAGCGAAGCGGGCGTGTCGACCATCTTCCAGGAGTTCATCCTCCTGCCTAACCTCTCCGTGGCCGAGAACCTCTATCTCGGCCGCGAACCCCGGACGCGCTTCGGCTTCATCGACCGCAAGGCGATGGCGCGGGAAAGCCGGACGGTACTGGAGCGGCTCGGCCTCTCCCTCGATCCGGAACGGCTGACCGGCACGCTCGGCGTTGCCGAGCAGCAGATGGTCGAGATCGCCAAGGGCGTCATGCGCGAGGCGGACGTGTTCGTCTTCGACGAGCCGACCGCGGCCCTCGGCGATCGCGAGGCGGAGCGGCTATTCGCCCTCATTCGCGAACTTCAGGTCGCCGGCAAGGGCATCCTCTACGTCTCGCATCGCCTCCCGGAGATCTTCGCGCTCTGCGGCACCGTGACGGTGCTGAAGGACGGGCAGTATGTCGGCAGCTATGAGACGGCGAAGATCAGCTCCGATGAACTGGTCGCGGCCATGGTCGGGCGCAATCTCGACCAGCTTTTCCCGCCGCGTTCCGCCATTCCAGCCGGGCAGCAGGCGCCGGTCGTCGCTTTCGAGGGCGTTGCCGCGCCCGGCCTCAAGGGGCCGGTGAATTTCAGCGTCGGCCGTCACGAGATCGTGGGCCTTGCCGGGCTCGAGGGCCATGGCCAGATCGAGATCACCCGAGCGCTGTTCGAAGGCCACAAGCTCCGTGCGGGCTCCATTCGCTTCGACGGCAAACCGATCCGGCATTCGAGCGCTGCCGGCGGGATCGCGGCCGGTCTCGGGTTGATCCCGGAGGATCGCAAATCCGAGGGGCTCTATCTCTCGCTGGGCGTTGACCGCAACATCGTCGCCGGCCTGCTGCCCGGCCTGCCGTTGGCACAATTCGCGCCCGACGCGCGGGCGCCGATGCTGGAGCAGATCCGCAAGCTCTCGATCCGCCTTCGCGATCCCGGCCAGCCGATCGGCGATCTCTCCGGCGGCAACCAGCAGAAGGCGCTGCTCGCCCGCTGGCTGGTCCGCGACATCCGCATGCTGATCTGCGAGGAGCCGACGCGCGGCGTCGACATCGGCGCCAAGGCGGAGATCTACGCGCTGCTGCGGCAACTCGCCGACAGCGGCATACCGGTGCTCGCCACCTCGCGCGAATTGCCTGAGCTGATCGGCCTCTGCGACCGCATCGTCGTGCTGCGCGACGGGGCAACCGTCGGTAGCCTGCCGGCGGCGGAGGCGACCGAGAACAAGGTCATGCGCGCGGCGATCTATGGGGAAATGCCATGA
- a CDS encoding transketolase family protein, with translation MSGPLSPNSWQYRELNARNPGLGYLSDGLIELVEAGHPVVAGSADLQYSNGLNKFAKAYPDRYIQFGISEQNMVTAAAGMATCGLTPFVATFASFLGLLCCEQIRMDVAYSAQPVRLIGHHTGISLGFYGTSHHATEDIATMRSIADLAVVSPADGPQLQAAIRASANYDLPIYFRISRGRDPIVYDKDVVFEFGKAVEHIEGEELTIIACGMAVHGAIEAARKLNAAGRSVGVIDMASIKPLDRDAILRAAGRSKRMMTVEEHNVIGGLGAAVAEVLADEGAGVKLLRHGIYDEYSLIAPPTHLYAHYKLDAAGIEEMALKAMQA, from the coding sequence ATGAGCGGACCGCTTTCCCCGAATTCCTGGCAGTATCGCGAGCTCAATGCGCGCAATCCGGGCCTCGGCTACCTATCCGACGGTCTGATCGAGCTGGTCGAGGCCGGGCATCCGGTCGTCGCCGGCTCGGCGGATCTGCAATATTCAAACGGCCTCAATAAGTTCGCGAAGGCCTATCCCGATCGCTACATCCAGTTCGGCATTTCCGAACAGAACATGGTGACGGCGGCGGCGGGCATGGCGACCTGCGGGCTGACGCCCTTCGTCGCAACCTTCGCCTCCTTCCTAGGGCTGCTCTGCTGCGAGCAAATCCGCATGGACGTCGCCTATTCGGCGCAGCCCGTGCGCCTGATCGGCCACCACACCGGCATCTCGCTCGGCTTCTATGGCACCTCGCACCACGCGACCGAAGACATCGCGACGATGCGCTCGATCGCCGATCTCGCCGTGGTCTCGCCAGCCGACGGACCGCAGTTGCAGGCGGCGATCCGCGCCTCGGCGAACTACGATCTGCCGATCTATTTCCGCATCTCTCGTGGTCGCGATCCGATCGTCTACGACAAGGATGTCGTGTTCGAATTCGGCAAGGCCGTCGAACATATCGAAGGCGAGGAACTGACCATCATCGCCTGCGGCATGGCCGTGCATGGCGCGATCGAGGCCGCGAGGAAGCTGAATGCCGCGGGACGCTCGGTCGGCGTCATCGACATGGCCTCGATCAAGCCGCTCGACCGCGACGCCATCCTGCGCGCCGCCGGCCGCTCGAAGCGGATGATGACCGTCGAGGAACACAACGTCATCGGCGGTCTCGGCGCAGCCGTCGCCGAGGTGCTGGCCGACGAAGGCGCCGGAGTGAAGCTGCTCCGCCACGGCATCTATGACGAATACAGCCTGATCGCCCCGCCGACGCATCTCTATGCGCATTACAAGCTCGACGCCGCCGGCATCGAGGAGATGGCGCTGAAAGCCATGCAGGCCTGA